A single Vicugna pacos chromosome 15, VicPac4, whole genome shotgun sequence DNA region contains:
- the TLX2 gene encoding T-cell leukemia homeobox protein 2, producing the protein MEPAVLASHNLPHHEPISFGIDQILSCPEPPGSGLGLGRAGQGHGESAAFSGGFHGASSYGPAGSLTPLPGSSGVGPGGVIRVPAHRPLPVQPPAGGAPAVPGPSGLGGAGGLAGLTFPWMDSGRRYAKDRLTAALSPFSGTRRIGHPYQNRTPPKRKKPRTSFSRSQVLELERRFLRQKYLASAERAALAKALRMTDAQVKTWFQNRRTKWRRQTAEEREAERHRAGRLLLHLQQDALPRPLRPPLPPDPLCLHNSSLFALQNLQPWAEDNKVASVSGLASVV; encoded by the exons ATGGAGCCGGCGGTGCTGGCATCGCACAACCTCCCTCACCACGAGCCAATCAGCTTCGGCATCGATCAGATCCTGAGCTGCCCGGAACCCCCCGGGAGCGGCCTAGGCCTGGGTCGCGCCGGCCAGGGCCATGGGGAGAGTGCGGCGTTCTCGGGTGGATTTCACGGAGCCTCGAGCTACGGCCCCGCGGGCTCGCTGACCCCGCTACCAGGCAGCTCTGGTGTGGGCCCGGGAGGCGTGATCCGCGTCCCAGCGCACCGCCCGCTGCCAGTGCAGCCGCCCGCGGGAGGCGCGCCTGCGGTTCCTGGGCCCTCAGGCTTGGGCGGCGCCGGGGGCCTAGCGGGACTCACCTTTCCTTGGATGGACAGCGGCCGCCGCTATGCCAAGGACCGGCTCACGG CCGCGCTCTCGCCCTTCTCCGGGACGCGCCGTATAGGTCACCCCTACCAAAACCGGACGCCCCCGAAGCGGAAGAAGCCGCGCACGTCTTTCTCCCGCTCGCAGGTGCTGGAGCTGGAGCGGCGCTTCCTGCGCCAGAAGTACCTGGCCTCGGCCGAGAGGGCGGCGCTGGCCAAGGCCCTGCGCATGACTGACGCGCAGGTCAAGACGTGGTTCCAGAACCGGCGCACCAAGTGGCG GCGCCAGACGGCCGAGGAGCGCGAGGCGGAGCGGCACCGCGCGGGCCGGCTGCTTCTGCACCTGCAGCAGGACGCGCTACCGCGACCGCTGCGGCCGCCGCTGCCCCCGGACCCGCTCTGCCTGCACAACTCGTCGCTCTTCGCGCTGCAGAACCTGCAGCCCTGGGCCGAGGACAACAAGGTGGCTTCCGTGTCCGGGCTCGCCTCGGTGGTGTGA
- the TTC31 gene encoding tetratricopeptide repeat protein 31 isoform X5 produces the protein MPQKLLLTEEEANRLAEELVAEEERVKQKAEKKRLKKKRQKDRKRKGRLEQDGGEPNVNVYRQAEATPDGDGSPPPSSGNPAQGECGEDEDPLDLSSTFVSLALRKVGHWPPGARREKKLSQEPQGGKLASQQKMSQEEGSPPRGETPGQSPKAEASPELLAAALQQSQELAKLGTSFAQKGFYHKAVVLFTQALKLNPRDHRLFGNRSFCHARLGQPERALADAEVALTLRPGWPRGLFRLGKALMGLQRFEEAAAVFLETLKGGSQPDAARELHSCLLQLALQDQRGGIPGPCLSTGFPHPFPHVELRPSGPLSLSCPQSTTPRAPGLLSPPLHYPPPHLSHSSWPLPQTHQDVHRDK, from the exons ATGCCTCAAAAGCTCCTGCTGACTGAAGAG GAAGCCAACCGCCTGGCTGAGGAGCTGGTGGCTGAGGAAGAGCGCGtgaaacagaaagcagagaagaaaCGACTCAAGAAGAAG CGTCAAAAGGATCGAAAGCGAAAGGGGCGCTTGGAGCAGGATGGCGGGGAGCCCAACGTGAATGTCTACAGGCAG GCTGAGGCTACCCCAGATGGGGATGGGAGCCCCCCGCCCAGCTCCGGGAACCCAGCTCAGGGAGAGTGTGGTGAGGATGAG GACCCACTGGATCTGTCCAGCACCTTTGTGTCTCTGGCTTTGCGCAAGGTTGGGCATTGGCCCCCCGGTGCCCGCAGAGAAAAGAAACTGAGCCAGGAGCCCCAAGGCGGGAAGCTGGCTTCCCAGCAGAAGATGAGCCAGGAGGAAGGAAGCCCTCCAAGAGGGGAAACCCCCGGGCAGAGTCCTAAGGCAGAG GCATCTCCAGAGCTGCTAGCAGCTGCCTTACAACAGAGCCAGGAGCTGGCAA agtTGGGTACCAGCTTTGCCCAAAAAGGTTTCTACCACAAGGCTGTGGTCCTCTTCACCCAGGCCTTGAAGCTCAACCCCCGGGATCACCG GTTATTTGGAAATCGTTCATTCTGCCATGCGCGGCTGGGTCAGCCGGAGAGGGCGCTAGCTGATGCCGAGGTGGCCCTTACCTTGCGGCCTGGCTGGCCCCGGGGCCTCTTCCGCCTGGGCAAGGCCTTGATGGGACTGCAG CGTTTTGAGGAGGCAGCTGCTGTGTTCCTGGAGACTCTGAAAGGCGGGTCCCAACCTGATGCAGCCCGGGAGCTCCACTCTTGCCTTCTGCAACTCGCTCTG CAGGATCAGCGAGGAGGAATCCCTGGGCCATGTCTGTCAACTGGCTTCCCCCATCCGTTTCCTCATGTTGAGCTGCGGCCTTCAGGCCCCCTCTCCCTCAGTTGCCCTCAAAGCACTACCCCAAGGGCCCCTGGCCTTCTGTCTCCCCCCTTGCACTATCCCCCACCTCACCTGAGCCACTCCAGCTGGCCCCTCCCCCAGACTCATCAGGATGTCCATCGGGATAAATGA
- the TTC31 gene encoding tetratricopeptide repeat protein 31 isoform X1, whose amino-acid sequence MAPIPIKLDCPLRSGCPLGVAAVPRLCQEFGPEDYGDEDIVDFLRRLVESDPQGLHQIRIHMDGSSRRLQLWHHDDLLDRFCYEGKTTGQSDKEGKEAERLGTYCGLQKSFLDPPRGSKPSPQSPSASASFPSDSDSLLQVAMPQKLLLTEEEANRLAEELVAEEERVKQKAEKKRLKKKRQKDRKRKGRLEQDGGEPNVNVYRQAEATPDGDGSPPPSSGNPAQGECGEDEDPLDLSSTFVSLALRKVGHWPPGARREKKLSQEPQGGKLASQQKMSQEEGSPPRGETPGQSPKAEASPELLAAALQQSQELAKLGTSFAQKGFYHKAVVLFTQALKLNPRDHRLFGNRSFCHARLGQPERALADAEVALTLRPGWPRGLFRLGKALMGLQRFEEAAAVFLETLKGGSQPDAARELHSCLLQLALQDQRGGIPGPCLSTGFPHPFPHVELRPSGPLSLSCPQSTTPRAPGLLSPPLHYPPPHLSHSSWPLPQTHQDVHRDK is encoded by the exons ATGGCGCCGATTCCGATTAAGCTAG ACTGTCCTCTGCGGTCTGGCTGCCCGCTGGGGGTCGCTGCTGTCCCTAGACTCTGCCAGGAATTCGGTCCTGAGGACTACGGCGATGAG gacATAGTGGATTTTCTTCGACGGCTTGTGGAGAGTGATCCCCAGGGCCTGCACCAGATTCGGATCCATATGGATGGGAGCAGCAGGCGGCTGCAGCTGTGGCACCATG ATGACCTCCTGGACCGTTTCTGTTATGAGGGGAAAACGACTGGACAGAGTGACAAGGAAGGCAAGGAGGCTGAGAGACTGGGCACTTACTGTGGTCTCCAGAAGTCCTTCCTGGACCCTCCACGAGGATCTAAGCCCTCCCCTCAAAGCCCTTCTGCCTCGGCATCCTTCCCCAGTGACTCAGACAGCCTGCTCCAGGTGGCCATGCCTCAAAAGCTCCTGCTGACTGAAGAG GAAGCCAACCGCCTGGCTGAGGAGCTGGTGGCTGAGGAAGAGCGCGtgaaacagaaagcagagaagaaaCGACTCAAGAAGAAG CGTCAAAAGGATCGAAAGCGAAAGGGGCGCTTGGAGCAGGATGGCGGGGAGCCCAACGTGAATGTCTACAGGCAG GCTGAGGCTACCCCAGATGGGGATGGGAGCCCCCCGCCCAGCTCCGGGAACCCAGCTCAGGGAGAGTGTGGTGAGGATGAG GACCCACTGGATCTGTCCAGCACCTTTGTGTCTCTGGCTTTGCGCAAGGTTGGGCATTGGCCCCCCGGTGCCCGCAGAGAAAAGAAACTGAGCCAGGAGCCCCAAGGCGGGAAGCTGGCTTCCCAGCAGAAGATGAGCCAGGAGGAAGGAAGCCCTCCAAGAGGGGAAACCCCCGGGCAGAGTCCTAAGGCAGAG GCATCTCCAGAGCTGCTAGCAGCTGCCTTACAACAGAGCCAGGAGCTGGCAA agtTGGGTACCAGCTTTGCCCAAAAAGGTTTCTACCACAAGGCTGTGGTCCTCTTCACCCAGGCCTTGAAGCTCAACCCCCGGGATCACCG GTTATTTGGAAATCGTTCATTCTGCCATGCGCGGCTGGGTCAGCCGGAGAGGGCGCTAGCTGATGCCGAGGTGGCCCTTACCTTGCGGCCTGGCTGGCCCCGGGGCCTCTTCCGCCTGGGCAAGGCCTTGATGGGACTGCAG CGTTTTGAGGAGGCAGCTGCTGTGTTCCTGGAGACTCTGAAAGGCGGGTCCCAACCTGATGCAGCCCGGGAGCTCCACTCTTGCCTTCTGCAACTCGCTCTG CAGGATCAGCGAGGAGGAATCCCTGGGCCATGTCTGTCAACTGGCTTCCCCCATCCGTTTCCTCATGTTGAGCTGCGGCCTTCAGGCCCCCTCTCCCTCAGTTGCCCTCAAAGCACTACCCCAAGGGCCCCTGGCCTTCTGTCTCCCCCCTTGCACTATCCCCCACCTCACCTGAGCCACTCCAGCTGGCCCCTCCCCCAGACTCATCAGGATGTCCATCGGGATAAATGA
- the PCGF1 gene encoding polycomb group RING finger protein 1 isoform X1 gives MASPQGGQIAIAMRLRNQLQSVYKMDPLRNEEEVRVKIKDLNEHIVCCLCAGYFVDATTITECLHTFCKSCIVKYLQTSKYCPMCNIKIHETQPLLNLKLDRVMQDIVYKLVPGLQDSEEKRIREFYQSRGLDRVTQPSGEEPALSNLGLPFSSFDHSKAHYYRYDEQLSLCLERLSSGKDKSKSVLQNKYVRCSVRAEVRHLRRVLCHRLMLNPQHVQLLFDNEVLPDHMTMKQIWLSRWFGKVSQCQGSPQGRGGLRWPFG, from the exons ATGGCGTCTCCTCAGGGGGGCCAGATTGCGATCGCGATGAGGCTTCGGAACCAGCTCCAGTCAGTGTACAAGATGGACCCGCTACGAAACGAG GAGGAGGTCCGAGTaaagatcaaagacttaaatgagCACATCGTCTGCTGCTTGTGCGCAGGCTACTTCGTGGACGCCACCACCATCACAGAGTGTCTTCATACGT TCTGCAAGAGCTGTATTGTGAAGTACCTCCAAACCAGCAAGTACTGCCCCATGTGCAACATCAAGATCCATGAGACACAGCCACTGCTCAACCTCAAACTGGACCGGGTCATGCAGGACATCGTGTACAAGCTAGTGCCTGGTTTGCAAGACA GTGAAGAGAAACGGATCCGAGAATTCTACCAGTCCCGAGGCTTGGACCGAGTCACCCAACCCAGCGGGGAAG AGCCAGCCCTGAGCAACCTTGGCCTCCCCTTCAGCAGCTTCGACCACTCCAAAGCCCACTACTACCGCTATGATGAGCAGCTGAGCCTATGTCTGGAGCGGCTGAG TTCTGGCAAAGACAAGAGTAAAAGCGTCCTTCAG AACAAATATGTCCGATGTTCTGTTAGAGCTGAGGTTCGCCATCTCCGGAGGGTCTTATGTCACCGCTTGATGCTGAATCCCCAGCAT GTGCAGCTCCTTTTTGACAATGAAGTTCTCCCTGATCACATGACCATGAAGCAGATATGGCTCTCCCGCTGGTTCGGCAAGGTGAGCCAGTGCCAAGGCAGtccccagggcaggggtgggctgAGGTGGCCTTTTGGGTAG
- the LBX2 gene encoding transcription factor LBX2, producing the protein MSSGSEPRPPWTPFSIADILGPRMVPRGPSASQLPESSPSPTSPLCALEELTSKTFCGLDGHAPQPSEGRAAPGALGPGPAGRRRRKSRTAFTAQQVLELERRFVFQKYLAPSERDGLAARLGLANAQVVTWFQNRRAKLKRDVEEMRADVASLRALSPEIQCRLALPDGAPGLGPGPARPDSGPHLADEEIEVDD; encoded by the exons ATGAGCTCGGGATCCGAGCCCCGGCCACCTTGGACACCCTTCAGCATCGCAGACATCCTAGGCCCACGTATGGTTCCCCGAGGACCCTCTGCGTCGCAGCTTCCAGAGTCGAGCCCAAGTCCCACGTCGCCGCTGTGCGCGCTGGAGGAGCTGACTAGTAAAACTTTCTGCGGACTTGACGGGCACGCTCCACAACCCTCTGAAG GCCGCGCAGCCCCGGGCGCGCTGGGCCCCGGCCCGGCCGGCCGCAGACGGCGGAAGTCACGCACGGCGTTCACCGCGCAGCAGGTGCTGGAGCTGGAGCGGCGCTTCGTCTTCCAGAAGTACCTGGCGCCTTCCGAGCGCGACGGGCTGGCGGCGAGGCTCGGCTTGGCCAACGCGCAGGTGGTCACGTGGTTCCAGAACCGGCGCGCCAAGCTCAAGCGCGACGTGGAGGAGATGCGCGCCGACGTGGCCTCGCTGCGCGCGCTGTCCCCCGAGATCCAGTGCCGCCTGGCGCTGCCTGACGGCGCCCCGGGCCTTGGCCCCGGCCCTGCCCGGCCTGACTCTGGGCCCCACCTGGCAGACGAGGAGATAGAGGTGGACGATTGA
- the TTC31 gene encoding tetratricopeptide repeat protein 31 isoform X4, whose protein sequence is MAPIPIKLDDLLDRFCYEGKTTGQSDKEGKEAERLGTYCGLQKSFLDPPRGSKPSPQSPSASASFPSDSDSLLQVAMPQKLLLTEEEANRLAEELVAEEERVKQKAEKKRLKKKRQKDRKRKGRLEQDGGEPNVNVYRQAEATPDGDGSPPPSSGNPAQGECGEDEDPLDLSSTFVSLALRKVGHWPPGARREKKLSQEPQGGKLASQQKMSQEEGSPPRGETPGQSPKAEASPELLAAALQQSQELAKLGTSFAQKGFYHKAVVLFTQALKLNPRDHRLFGNRSFCHARLGQPERALADAEVALTLRPGWPRGLFRLGKALMGLQRFEEAAAVFLETLKGGSQPDAARELHSCLLQLALQDQRGGIPGPCLSTGFPHPFPHVELRPSGPLSLSCPQSTTPRAPGLLSPPLHYPPPHLSHSSWPLPQTHQDVHRDK, encoded by the exons ATGGCGCCGATTCCGATTAAGCTAG ATGACCTCCTGGACCGTTTCTGTTATGAGGGGAAAACGACTGGACAGAGTGACAAGGAAGGCAAGGAGGCTGAGAGACTGGGCACTTACTGTGGTCTCCAGAAGTCCTTCCTGGACCCTCCACGAGGATCTAAGCCCTCCCCTCAAAGCCCTTCTGCCTCGGCATCCTTCCCCAGTGACTCAGACAGCCTGCTCCAGGTGGCCATGCCTCAAAAGCTCCTGCTGACTGAAGAG GAAGCCAACCGCCTGGCTGAGGAGCTGGTGGCTGAGGAAGAGCGCGtgaaacagaaagcagagaagaaaCGACTCAAGAAGAAG CGTCAAAAGGATCGAAAGCGAAAGGGGCGCTTGGAGCAGGATGGCGGGGAGCCCAACGTGAATGTCTACAGGCAG GCTGAGGCTACCCCAGATGGGGATGGGAGCCCCCCGCCCAGCTCCGGGAACCCAGCTCAGGGAGAGTGTGGTGAGGATGAG GACCCACTGGATCTGTCCAGCACCTTTGTGTCTCTGGCTTTGCGCAAGGTTGGGCATTGGCCCCCCGGTGCCCGCAGAGAAAAGAAACTGAGCCAGGAGCCCCAAGGCGGGAAGCTGGCTTCCCAGCAGAAGATGAGCCAGGAGGAAGGAAGCCCTCCAAGAGGGGAAACCCCCGGGCAGAGTCCTAAGGCAGAG GCATCTCCAGAGCTGCTAGCAGCTGCCTTACAACAGAGCCAGGAGCTGGCAA agtTGGGTACCAGCTTTGCCCAAAAAGGTTTCTACCACAAGGCTGTGGTCCTCTTCACCCAGGCCTTGAAGCTCAACCCCCGGGATCACCG GTTATTTGGAAATCGTTCATTCTGCCATGCGCGGCTGGGTCAGCCGGAGAGGGCGCTAGCTGATGCCGAGGTGGCCCTTACCTTGCGGCCTGGCTGGCCCCGGGGCCTCTTCCGCCTGGGCAAGGCCTTGATGGGACTGCAG CGTTTTGAGGAGGCAGCTGCTGTGTTCCTGGAGACTCTGAAAGGCGGGTCCCAACCTGATGCAGCCCGGGAGCTCCACTCTTGCCTTCTGCAACTCGCTCTG CAGGATCAGCGAGGAGGAATCCCTGGGCCATGTCTGTCAACTGGCTTCCCCCATCCGTTTCCTCATGTTGAGCTGCGGCCTTCAGGCCCCCTCTCCCTCAGTTGCCCTCAAAGCACTACCCCAAGGGCCCCTGGCCTTCTGTCTCCCCCCTTGCACTATCCCCCACCTCACCTGAGCCACTCCAGCTGGCCCCTCCCCCAGACTCATCAGGATGTCCATCGGGATAAATGA
- the TTC31 gene encoding tetratricopeptide repeat protein 31 isoform X3, whose amino-acid sequence MAPIPIKLDCPLRSGCPLGVAAVPRLCQEFGPEDYGDEDIVDFLRRLVESDPQGLHQIRIHMDGSSRRLQLWHHDDLLDRFCYEGKTTGQSDKEGKEAERLGTYCGLQKSFLDPPRGSKPSPQSPSASASFPSDSDSLLQVAMPQKLLLTEEEANRLAEELVAEEERVKQKAEKKRLKKKRQKDRKRKGRLEQDGGEPNVNVYRQDPLDLSSTFVSLALRKVGHWPPGARREKKLSQEPQGGKLASQQKMSQEEGSPPRGETPGQSPKAEASPELLAAALQQSQELAKLGTSFAQKGFYHKAVVLFTQALKLNPRDHRLFGNRSFCHARLGQPERALADAEVALTLRPGWPRGLFRLGKALMGLQRFEEAAAVFLETLKGGSQPDAARELHSCLLQLALQDQRGGIPGPCLSTGFPHPFPHVELRPSGPLSLSCPQSTTPRAPGLLSPPLHYPPPHLSHSSWPLPQTHQDVHRDK is encoded by the exons ATGGCGCCGATTCCGATTAAGCTAG ACTGTCCTCTGCGGTCTGGCTGCCCGCTGGGGGTCGCTGCTGTCCCTAGACTCTGCCAGGAATTCGGTCCTGAGGACTACGGCGATGAG gacATAGTGGATTTTCTTCGACGGCTTGTGGAGAGTGATCCCCAGGGCCTGCACCAGATTCGGATCCATATGGATGGGAGCAGCAGGCGGCTGCAGCTGTGGCACCATG ATGACCTCCTGGACCGTTTCTGTTATGAGGGGAAAACGACTGGACAGAGTGACAAGGAAGGCAAGGAGGCTGAGAGACTGGGCACTTACTGTGGTCTCCAGAAGTCCTTCCTGGACCCTCCACGAGGATCTAAGCCCTCCCCTCAAAGCCCTTCTGCCTCGGCATCCTTCCCCAGTGACTCAGACAGCCTGCTCCAGGTGGCCATGCCTCAAAAGCTCCTGCTGACTGAAGAG GAAGCCAACCGCCTGGCTGAGGAGCTGGTGGCTGAGGAAGAGCGCGtgaaacagaaagcagagaagaaaCGACTCAAGAAGAAG CGTCAAAAGGATCGAAAGCGAAAGGGGCGCTTGGAGCAGGATGGCGGGGAGCCCAACGTGAATGTCTACAGGCAG GACCCACTGGATCTGTCCAGCACCTTTGTGTCTCTGGCTTTGCGCAAGGTTGGGCATTGGCCCCCCGGTGCCCGCAGAGAAAAGAAACTGAGCCAGGAGCCCCAAGGCGGGAAGCTGGCTTCCCAGCAGAAGATGAGCCAGGAGGAAGGAAGCCCTCCAAGAGGGGAAACCCCCGGGCAGAGTCCTAAGGCAGAG GCATCTCCAGAGCTGCTAGCAGCTGCCTTACAACAGAGCCAGGAGCTGGCAA agtTGGGTACCAGCTTTGCCCAAAAAGGTTTCTACCACAAGGCTGTGGTCCTCTTCACCCAGGCCTTGAAGCTCAACCCCCGGGATCACCG GTTATTTGGAAATCGTTCATTCTGCCATGCGCGGCTGGGTCAGCCGGAGAGGGCGCTAGCTGATGCCGAGGTGGCCCTTACCTTGCGGCCTGGCTGGCCCCGGGGCCTCTTCCGCCTGGGCAAGGCCTTGATGGGACTGCAG CGTTTTGAGGAGGCAGCTGCTGTGTTCCTGGAGACTCTGAAAGGCGGGTCCCAACCTGATGCAGCCCGGGAGCTCCACTCTTGCCTTCTGCAACTCGCTCTG CAGGATCAGCGAGGAGGAATCCCTGGGCCATGTCTGTCAACTGGCTTCCCCCATCCGTTTCCTCATGTTGAGCTGCGGCCTTCAGGCCCCCTCTCCCTCAGTTGCCCTCAAAGCACTACCCCAAGGGCCCCTGGCCTTCTGTCTCCCCCCTTGCACTATCCCCCACCTCACCTGAGCCACTCCAGCTGGCCCCTCCCCCAGACTCATCAGGATGTCCATCGGGATAAATGA
- the PCGF1 gene encoding polycomb group RING finger protein 1 isoform X2, which translates to MASPQGGQIAIAMRLRNQLQSVYKMDPLRNEEEVRVKIKDLNEHIVCCLCAGYFVDATTITECLHTFCKSCIVKYLQTSKYCPMCNIKIHETQPLLNLKLDRVMQDIVYKLVPGLQDSEEKRIREFYQSRGLDRVTQPSGEEPALSNLGLPFSSFDHSKAHYYRYDEQLSLCLERLSSGKDKSKSVLQNKYVRCSVRAEVRHLRRVLCHRLMLNPQHVQLLFDNEVLPDHMTMKQIWLSRWFGKPSPLLLQYSVKEKRR; encoded by the exons ATGGCGTCTCCTCAGGGGGGCCAGATTGCGATCGCGATGAGGCTTCGGAACCAGCTCCAGTCAGTGTACAAGATGGACCCGCTACGAAACGAG GAGGAGGTCCGAGTaaagatcaaagacttaaatgagCACATCGTCTGCTGCTTGTGCGCAGGCTACTTCGTGGACGCCACCACCATCACAGAGTGTCTTCATACGT TCTGCAAGAGCTGTATTGTGAAGTACCTCCAAACCAGCAAGTACTGCCCCATGTGCAACATCAAGATCCATGAGACACAGCCACTGCTCAACCTCAAACTGGACCGGGTCATGCAGGACATCGTGTACAAGCTAGTGCCTGGTTTGCAAGACA GTGAAGAGAAACGGATCCGAGAATTCTACCAGTCCCGAGGCTTGGACCGAGTCACCCAACCCAGCGGGGAAG AGCCAGCCCTGAGCAACCTTGGCCTCCCCTTCAGCAGCTTCGACCACTCCAAAGCCCACTACTACCGCTATGATGAGCAGCTGAGCCTATGTCTGGAGCGGCTGAG TTCTGGCAAAGACAAGAGTAAAAGCGTCCTTCAG AACAAATATGTCCGATGTTCTGTTAGAGCTGAGGTTCGCCATCTCCGGAGGGTCTTATGTCACCGCTTGATGCTGAATCCCCAGCAT GTGCAGCTCCTTTTTGACAATGAAGTTCTCCCTGATCACATGACCATGAAGCAGATATGGCTCTCCCGCTGGTTCGGCAAG CCATCCCCTTTGCTTTTACAATACAGTGTAAAAGAGAAGAGGAGGTAG
- the TTC31 gene encoding tetratricopeptide repeat protein 31 isoform X2, translating to MAPIPIKLDCPLRSGCPLGVAAVPRLCQEFGPEDYGDEDIVDFLRRLVESDPQGLHQIRIHMDGSSRRLQLWHHDDLLDRFCYEGKTTGQSDKEGKEAERLGTYCGLQKSFLDPPRGSKPSPQSPSASASFPSDSDSLLQVAMPQKLLLTEEEANRLAEELVAEEERVKQKAEKKRLKKKRQKDRKRKGRLEQDGGEPNVNVYRQAEATPDGDGSPPPSSGNPAQGECGEDEDPLDLSSTFVSLALRKVGHWPPGARREKKLSQEPQGGKLASQQKMSQEEGSPPRGETPGQSPKAEASPELLAAALQQSQELAKLGTSFAQKGFYHKAVVLFTQALKLNPRDHRLFGNRSFCHARLGQPERALADAEVALTLRPGWPRGLFRLGKALMGLQRFEEAAAVFLETLKGGSQPDAARELHSCLLQLALDQRGGIPGPCLSTGFPHPFPHVELRPSGPLSLSCPQSTTPRAPGLLSPPLHYPPPHLSHSSWPLPQTHQDVHRDK from the exons ATGGCGCCGATTCCGATTAAGCTAG ACTGTCCTCTGCGGTCTGGCTGCCCGCTGGGGGTCGCTGCTGTCCCTAGACTCTGCCAGGAATTCGGTCCTGAGGACTACGGCGATGAG gacATAGTGGATTTTCTTCGACGGCTTGTGGAGAGTGATCCCCAGGGCCTGCACCAGATTCGGATCCATATGGATGGGAGCAGCAGGCGGCTGCAGCTGTGGCACCATG ATGACCTCCTGGACCGTTTCTGTTATGAGGGGAAAACGACTGGACAGAGTGACAAGGAAGGCAAGGAGGCTGAGAGACTGGGCACTTACTGTGGTCTCCAGAAGTCCTTCCTGGACCCTCCACGAGGATCTAAGCCCTCCCCTCAAAGCCCTTCTGCCTCGGCATCCTTCCCCAGTGACTCAGACAGCCTGCTCCAGGTGGCCATGCCTCAAAAGCTCCTGCTGACTGAAGAG GAAGCCAACCGCCTGGCTGAGGAGCTGGTGGCTGAGGAAGAGCGCGtgaaacagaaagcagagaagaaaCGACTCAAGAAGAAG CGTCAAAAGGATCGAAAGCGAAAGGGGCGCTTGGAGCAGGATGGCGGGGAGCCCAACGTGAATGTCTACAGGCAG GCTGAGGCTACCCCAGATGGGGATGGGAGCCCCCCGCCCAGCTCCGGGAACCCAGCTCAGGGAGAGTGTGGTGAGGATGAG GACCCACTGGATCTGTCCAGCACCTTTGTGTCTCTGGCTTTGCGCAAGGTTGGGCATTGGCCCCCCGGTGCCCGCAGAGAAAAGAAACTGAGCCAGGAGCCCCAAGGCGGGAAGCTGGCTTCCCAGCAGAAGATGAGCCAGGAGGAAGGAAGCCCTCCAAGAGGGGAAACCCCCGGGCAGAGTCCTAAGGCAGAG GCATCTCCAGAGCTGCTAGCAGCTGCCTTACAACAGAGCCAGGAGCTGGCAA agtTGGGTACCAGCTTTGCCCAAAAAGGTTTCTACCACAAGGCTGTGGTCCTCTTCACCCAGGCCTTGAAGCTCAACCCCCGGGATCACCG GTTATTTGGAAATCGTTCATTCTGCCATGCGCGGCTGGGTCAGCCGGAGAGGGCGCTAGCTGATGCCGAGGTGGCCCTTACCTTGCGGCCTGGCTGGCCCCGGGGCCTCTTCCGCCTGGGCAAGGCCTTGATGGGACTGCAG CGTTTTGAGGAGGCAGCTGCTGTGTTCCTGGAGACTCTGAAAGGCGGGTCCCAACCTGATGCAGCCCGGGAGCTCCACTCTTGCCTTCTGCAACTCGCTCTG GATCAGCGAGGAGGAATCCCTGGGCCATGTCTGTCAACTGGCTTCCCCCATCCGTTTCCTCATGTTGAGCTGCGGCCTTCAGGCCCCCTCTCCCTCAGTTGCCCTCAAAGCACTACCCCAAGGGCCCCTGGCCTTCTGTCTCCCCCCTTGCACTATCCCCCACCTCACCTGAGCCACTCCAGCTGGCCCCTCCCCCAGACTCATCAGGATGTCCATCGGGATAAATGA